One genomic window of Salvelinus namaycush isolate Seneca unplaced genomic scaffold, SaNama_1.0 Scaffold254, whole genome shotgun sequence includes the following:
- the LOC120039110 gene encoding myelin-associated glycoprotein-like, whose protein sequence is MPNKLDGLTGSCMQIPCSFDIPHQKKYTFNSTIPTSGVWMKEIPYFDLHPDSVIFNSSETVNRYQGKITGNMSQKNCTTVFFNVTTSYTNKYFFRIESQPFRATDNEKSVDIVVMDLPSSPIITVSGEVKEGTPVSLNCSAVAPCPEHPPELTWTLPTQFTTENQLQENPDQTKSVLSTVTFAPSYLHHEQNITCTAVYPVGTSNKTAEHNMMLNVSFSPKDTSASISPADPVLVGSCVNLTCISTANPPVTTFTWFKSSGGNLTQVASGLSYSLNVTIGDGGLYFCEARNSHGCGKSKEVQLAIKVCANQATAGEEPEEPAEDQPEEIQYGDIDFSKLQTKETPAAAQDRVQGQEK, encoded by the exons ATGCCAAATAAACTGGATGGACTGACTGGCTCCTGTATGCAAATCCCATGTTCCTTTGACATTCCTCACCAAAAAAAGTATACATTTAACAGCACAATACCAACCTCTGGAGTGTGGATGAAAGAAATCCCTTACTTTGATCTGCATCCGGACAgtgtgatatttaacagtagtgagacggtcaacagatatcaagggaagataactggaaacatgtcccagaagaactgcaccacagtcttcttcaatgtaaccaccagttacactaataaatacttcttcaggattgagagtcAACCATTCCGTGCAACAGACAATGAAAAGTCTGTTGATATAGTTGTCATGG atttgccatccagtcccatcattactgtctcaggtgaggtgaaggaagggacccctgtcagtttgaactgctctgctgttgctccctgtcctgaacacccccctgagctgacatggactctcccaacacagttcacaactgagaaccaactgcaggagaatccagaccaaaccaaatcagttctctccacggtgaccttcgctccatcataccttcatcatgagcagaacatcacttgtactgcagtctacccagtagggacaagcaacaagacagctgaacataacatgatgcttaacgtttcat tctctccgaAGGACACCTCTgcctccatcagtccagctgatccagtattagtgggcagctgtgttaatctgacctgcatcagtacagccaaccctcctgTGACAACCTTCACCTGGTTCAAGAGCAGTGGGGGTAATTTAACACAGGTAGCATCTGGACTGAGTTACTCCCTCAATGTGACTATTGGTGATGGAGGACTGTACTtctgtgaagcaagaaatagtcaCGGCTGTGGCAAGTCAAAGGAAGTGCAGCTGGCTATTAAAG TGTGTGCTAACCAGGCCACAGCCGGAGAGGAACCAGAGGAACCTGCAGAAGACCAGCCTGAAGAGATCCAATACGGTGACATAGACTTCTCCAAACTACAGACCAAAGAGACCCCAGCTGCAGCCCAGGacagggtccagggacaggagA AATAA